A genomic stretch from Plasmodium brasilianum strain Bolivian I chromosome 9, whole genome shotgun sequence includes:
- a CDS encoding 60S ribosomal protein L38, translating into MPKQITDIRKFLKISRKPDTTAVIIVKKKSRTKKNTIITKLKLRTKRYLYTMVFSDRKKAERIENSLQPRKKLNKKRRNKFKEEEEEKRLAVNRDGNCLVETFIKIGILR; encoded by the exons atGCCGAAACAAATAACTGACATACGTAAATTCTTGAAAATTAGCAGGAAACCTGATACAACAGCCGTCATTATAGTGAAGAAGAAAAGTagaacaaagaaaaatacaatcataacaaaattaaaattaagaacAAAGAGATATTTATACACAATGGTATTTTCGGATCGTAAAAAAGCAGAGCGCATTGAAAACTCCTTACAACCAAG aaaaaaattaaataaaaagagaaggAACAAATTTAaggaggaagaagaagaaaagagATTAGCAGTAAACAGAGATGGCAATTGTTTGGTAGAAACGTTTATTAAAATAGGGATATTAAGATGA
- a CDS encoding phosphoacetylglucosamine mutase — MGNYEESLFYRNIKSCIEKYLPNYSTEGLVKFESSFEFSYGNSGFRDKYKTASCDLLNALSKSGILVGLLFIKHNYETIRKLKLFDKHMKGENKKQCSLPSMQNIQWKNVGVIITASHNPFDENGVKIIDCNGRQINEIYENYLTDLVNEHLRYLKKNEECTIHDIVHNIIMCISYIFEKEVNIDLFNNNIYNTIKELDDIIYNYNINNIIKGNICIGFDTRISCVHLNNIIIESLNCINIYKCINNMCFITTPCMHFVIYFLNNIFMDEKLDDTFIREKGYYTIHKEENDLDYLENFYIPNSKHIRDLYFLKNCSENINATTNELCDTHSNIDEYCKYPTKGKDNNTLKMSNPIGKCLNIPNGYSNKDVHLYAYNSDKFYFDYFTYLFEDLYNYMNKIYDEILKKTCKEEVIYVDCSNGIASLKIDNFKNIFTILKKQIIKINYIDNEKSILNFHCGAEYVYRKRKLPINASSDNVNTKFCTFDGDADRVLYFFIHDVFYDYPNGNGSIAGSSGIADSSSDNPISTEKCCGSNIAILDGPKITCLLLKCIMKMLSQIDVSNISVLSSNTTKQLDINIIHTSYVNSAFLKYINNIKKYANEQMELFQYISINIICTKTGIKYLDKIAQKSSIGILFESNGHGTIYTDINKLNEWSRSLCIEKDKSFIALKKYLLFFNQTAGDAIIDFVAIELSLSFLNLTINQWDQFYDPLPSLYINIPCPRNILAEIIPHPEHEKYLIQPLCLQREIDQVVREIDSHLGRCFIRPSGTENLIRIYAEAQTAEKMNNILHKAKDIVYTYVKKNELCP; from the coding sequence ATGGGAAATTATGAAGAGAGCCTCTTTTACAGAAATATTAAATCCTGTATTGAAAAGTATTTACCAAATTATTCCACTGAAGGACTCGTAAAATTTGAGTCCTCTTTTGAATTTTCTTACGGAAATAGTGGTTTTCGAGATAAATACAAAACGGCTAGCTGTGACTTATTAAATGCTTTAAGTAAAAGTGGAATATTAGTAGGTctgttatttataaaacataattatgAAACGATTAGAAAGCTCAAATTGTTTGATAAACACATGAAGGGTGAAAACAAGAAACAGTGTAGTTTACCTAGTATGCAAAATATTCAATGGAAAAATGTGGGTGTTATCATAACAGCCTCTCATAATCCATTCGATGAAAATGGGGTTAAAATAATAGACTGCAATGGGAgacaaataaatgaaatatatgagAATTACTTAACTGATCTTGTAAATGAACATTTAAGGTATTTAAAGAAGAATGAGGAATGTACTATACATGATAtagtacataatataattatgtgtatttcatatatttttgaaaaggaAGTAAATATTgacttatttaataataatatatataatactataaAGGAGTTAGacgatataatatataattataatataaataatataataaaaggaaatatcTGCATAGGTTTTGATACTCGTATTAGTTgtgttcatttaaataatattattatagaaTCCTTAAATTGTATCAATATATACAAgtgcataaataatatgtgtTTTATTACAACACCGTGCATgcattttgttatttattttctgaataatatttttatggatGAGAAATTAGATGACACGTTTATCAGAGAAAAAGGGTATTATACTATCCACAAAGAGGAAAACGATTTAGATTATTtggaaaatttttacataccAAATAGTAAGCACATTAGGGAcctgtattttttaaaaaattgtagtGAGAATATAAATGCCACTACTAATGAGCTTTGTGATACGCATAGCAATATCGATGAGTATTGTAAATACCCCACTAAGGGAAAAGAcaataatacattaaaaatgaGTAACCCGATAGGGAAATGTTTGAACATTCCAAATGGTTATAGTAATAAAGATGTTCACCTGTATGCATATAACAgtgataaattttatttcgattattttacatatttatttgagGATCTCTATAATTAcatgaacaaaatatatgatgaaaTCTTAAAAAAGACTTGTAAAGAGGAAGTGATATATGTGGATTGTTCTAACGGTATAGCTAGCTTAAAAATTGataattttaagaatatatttactattttaaaaaaacaaattattaaaattaattatatagataatgaaaaaagtatTCTAAATTTCCATTGTGGTGctgaatatgtatatagaaaaagaaaactaCCTATCAATGCTTCTTCAGATAATGTGAACACTAAATTTTGTACATTCGATGGAGACGCAGATAGagttctttatttctttatacaTGATGTGTTTTATGATTACCCCAATGGGAATGGGAGCATTGCAGGATCTAGTGGCATTGCTGATAGCAGTAGTGATAACCCTATTAGCACAGAAAAATGTTGTGGTAGTAATATAGCCATTTTAGATGGACCCAAAATAACCTGCCTGCTCCTCAAATGCATAATGAAAATGCTCTCACAAATCGATGTCAGTAATATATCAGTACTATCCAGTAATACAACAAAACAACtagatattaatataatacatacatctTACGTAAATTCGGCTTTTCTTAAGTATAtcaataatataaagaaatacgCTAATGAGCAAATGGaattatttcaatatattagcataaatattatatgtacaaaaacTGGTATTAAATATCTTGATAAGATAGCACAAAAATCGTCTATTGGAATACTGTTCGAATCTAATGGGCATGGTACtatatatacagatataaataaattaaatgaatggTCTAGGAGCTTATGTATAGAGAAAGATAAATCCTTTattgctttaaaaaaatatttgctttttttcaATCAAACAGCAGGAGATGCTATCATTGATTTTGTAGCTATTGagttatcattatcatttttaaatttaactaTAAATCAGTGGGACCAGTTCTATGACCCTTTAccttcattatatattaatatacctTGCCCAAGAAATATATTAGCAGAAATTATACCTCATCCAGAGCATGAGAAGTATTTAATTCAACCATTATGTTTACAACGTGAAATTGATCAAGTAGTAAGGGAAATAGATTCCCATTTGGGCAGGTGTTTTATACGGCCATCAGGAACAGAAAACTTAATTCGCATATATGCGGAAGCACAAACAGctgaaaaaatgaacaacatTTTGCATAAAGCGAAGGATATTGTTTATACTTatgtaaagaaaaatgaactATGCCCGTAG